From a region of the Streptomyces sp. B21-083 genome:
- a CDS encoding ATP-binding protein yields MCPLTPRKRTCVGRVAWEVIGVIDTEGDCVEWSFPAEPGAVRGARAVVRGQLCGWGLESLGDLAALLVSELVTNSLRHATGPIGVRLVRPAGIAATLLVEVSDPLPDPPRERTARPDEEGGRGLQLVAHSSSRWGTRPADEGKTVWFELPVPG; encoded by the coding sequence ATGTGCCCATTAACCCCACGAAAACGGACATGTGTGGGTCGGGTGGCCTGGGAAGTGATCGGCGTGATCGACACCGAAGGCGACTGTGTCGAGTGGAGCTTTCCCGCCGAGCCCGGCGCAGTCCGTGGAGCCCGCGCGGTCGTCCGCGGACAACTGTGCGGCTGGGGGCTCGAATCCCTCGGTGATCTCGCCGCGCTGCTGGTCAGCGAGCTGGTGACCAACTCGCTGAGGCACGCCACGGGGCCCATCGGGGTACGGCTGGTGCGGCCCGCCGGGATCGCGGCCACGCTGCTGGTGGAGGTCTCCGACCCGCTGCCCGACCCGCCCCGCGAGCGGACGGCCCGCCCCGACGAGGAGGGCGGCAGGGGGCTCCAGCTGGTCGCCCACTCGTCCAGCCGCTGGGGCACCCGCCCCGCCGACGAGGGCAAGACGGTGTGGTTCGAACTGCCCGTGCCGGGATGA
- a CDS encoding (deoxy)nucleoside triphosphate pyrophosphohydrolase has product MVEHVVVVGAALLRDGLLLAARRSAPPELAGRWELPGGKVEPGEVPEDALVRELREELGVDAEPVERIPGEWPLRAPYVLRVWTARLPAGSAEPKPLQDHDELRWLTRAEIWDVDWLDQDVPAVREAALRME; this is encoded by the coding sequence GTGGTCGAGCACGTCGTGGTCGTGGGCGCCGCCCTGCTGCGCGACGGACTCCTCCTCGCCGCCCGCCGCAGTGCGCCCCCCGAGCTGGCCGGCCGCTGGGAGCTGCCCGGCGGCAAGGTCGAACCGGGTGAGGTGCCGGAGGACGCCCTCGTGCGCGAGTTGCGCGAGGAGCTGGGCGTCGACGCGGAACCCGTAGAGCGCATCCCGGGGGAGTGGCCGCTGAGGGCGCCGTACGTCCTGCGTGTCTGGACCGCGCGGCTCCCGGCCGGCTCGGCCGAGCCGAAGCCCCTCCAGGACCACGACGAACTGCGCTGGCTGACCCGGGCCGAGATCTGGGACGTGGACTGGCTGGATCAGGACGTTCCGGCGGTGCGGGAAGCGGCCCTCCGGATGGAGTGA
- a CDS encoding SPOR domain-containing protein — protein MSDGTITLPWLVIRQDDNGNRYRVGRYATRAEAQKIADSLDERGNKQLYWVERIGQN, from the coding sequence ATGAGCGACGGGACGATCACTCTTCCCTGGCTCGTCATACGGCAGGACGACAACGGCAATCGCTACCGCGTGGGCCGGTACGCGACCCGTGCGGAAGCCCAGAAGATCGCCGACAGCCTCGACGAGCGCGGCAACAAGCAGCTCTACTGGGTCGAGCGGATCGGGCAGAACTGA
- a CDS encoding GntR family transcriptional regulator has translation MTFGEQPAYLRVAGDLRKQIVDGSLPPHTRLPSQARIREEYGVSDTVALEARKVLMAEGLVEGRSGSGTYVRERLVPRRIARSGFRPDGGATPFRQEQADAEARGTWESSSAQAAASGAIAERLSLLPGDRVMCTKYVFRDAGEVMMLSTSWEPLAVTGRTPVMLPEEGPLGGMGVVERMAAIDVIVDNVTEEVGARPGLAEELHALGGVPGHVVIVVQRTYYASGRPVETADVVIPADRYQVAYHLPVK, from the coding sequence GTGACATTCGGTGAACAGCCGGCCTACCTGCGTGTCGCGGGTGATCTACGAAAGCAGATCGTCGACGGTTCACTCCCACCGCACACCCGCCTCCCCTCCCAGGCCAGGATCCGGGAGGAGTACGGCGTTTCGGACACGGTCGCGCTGGAGGCACGCAAGGTGCTCATGGCCGAGGGCCTTGTCGAGGGCCGTTCCGGGTCGGGCACTTATGTGCGAGAGCGGCTCGTGCCGCGCCGGATCGCCCGCTCCGGCTTCCGTCCGGACGGCGGCGCCACACCGTTCCGCCAGGAGCAGGCCGACGCGGAGGCGCGCGGTACCTGGGAGTCCAGCAGCGCGCAGGCCGCGGCGAGCGGCGCCATCGCCGAGCGACTCAGCCTGCTGCCCGGCGACCGCGTGATGTGCACGAAGTACGTCTTCCGGGACGCCGGCGAGGTGATGATGCTGTCCACCTCCTGGGAGCCCCTGGCCGTCACGGGTCGTACGCCGGTGATGCTCCCCGAGGAGGGCCCGCTCGGCGGGATGGGTGTCGTCGAGCGCATGGCGGCCATCGACGTGATCGTCGACAACGTCACGGAGGAGGTCGGCGCCCGCCCCGGCCTCGCCGAGGAACTCCACGCTCTGGGCGGTGTCCCCGGTCATGTGGTGATCGTCGTGCAGCGCACGTACTACGCCTCGGGGCGCCCGGTCGAGACGGCCGACGTCGTGATCCCCGCGGACCGCTACCAGGTGGCGTACCACCTGCCGGTGAAGTGA
- a CDS encoding DUF4190 domain-containing protein — protein sequence MAIPPPPGPDQPPYPSYPGHSQNPQGYPQNYPQQYPQGPYAPWPQGYSPYNRPTPVNGVAIASLVLGILCFLPALGLILGIVALVQLRKNGERGKGMAITGSALSTVGLVLWALLLGTGGLSSAWDGFKGAAKEDNSSFSLTKGDCFDSLDGSLEGLAYDVDPVPCAGAHDGEVFASFRMPAGSYPGDDRVTEVADDKCYALEDRYAMDAWAVPDDVDVYYLTPTRQSWGLGDHEVTCVFGSVDTNGSLTGSLRKDETTLDADQLTYLKAAHILNTAMDTAPDAEFVEDDLPGHKKWARRVTDALDEQTRLLTAHRFAATASPSVAALVKDLRGARQEWAKAARATDADTFYDHYDTGSELLDVNRTVTPRKALGLATTPPPYEQNGGSGGGGGGTGDGGEADAGIEV from the coding sequence GTGGCCATACCCCCGCCCCCTGGACCCGACCAGCCGCCGTACCCCTCGTATCCGGGCCACTCCCAGAACCCCCAGGGCTACCCCCAGAACTACCCTCAGCAATACCCCCAAGGCCCATACGCCCCCTGGCCCCAGGGCTACTCCCCGTACAACCGCCCGACCCCCGTCAACGGCGTCGCCATCGCCTCCCTCGTCCTCGGCATCCTCTGCTTCCTGCCCGCCCTCGGCCTGATCCTCGGAATCGTCGCGCTCGTGCAGCTCCGGAAGAACGGCGAGCGCGGAAAGGGCATGGCGATCACCGGATCCGCGTTGTCGACCGTCGGGCTCGTGCTCTGGGCCCTGCTGCTCGGCACCGGCGGCCTGTCCTCCGCCTGGGACGGCTTCAAGGGCGCCGCCAAGGAGGACAACAGCAGCTTCTCCCTGACCAAGGGCGACTGCTTCGACTCCCTGGACGGCTCCCTGGAGGGCCTGGCGTACGACGTGGACCCCGTCCCCTGCGCCGGCGCACACGACGGCGAGGTGTTCGCCAGTTTCCGCATGCCGGCCGGTTCCTACCCCGGCGACGACCGCGTCACCGAGGTCGCCGACGACAAGTGCTACGCCCTGGAGGACCGGTACGCGATGGACGCCTGGGCCGTGCCCGACGACGTCGACGTCTACTACCTCACCCCGACCCGCCAGAGCTGGGGCCTCGGCGACCACGAGGTCACCTGCGTCTTCGGCAGCGTCGACACGAACGGCAGCCTCACCGGCTCGCTGCGCAAGGACGAGACGACGCTCGACGCCGACCAGTTGACGTACCTCAAGGCCGCCCACATCCTCAACACGGCGATGGACACGGCGCCCGACGCGGAGTTCGTCGAGGACGACCTGCCGGGACACAAGAAGTGGGCCCGGCGGGTGACCGACGCCCTCGACGAGCAGACGCGCCTGCTCACCGCACACCGGTTCGCCGCCACCGCCTCACCCAGCGTCGCGGCGCTCGTGAAGGACCTGCGCGGCGCACGCCAGGAATGGGCGAAGGCGGCCCGCGCCACCGACGCCGACACCTTCTACGACCACTACGACACCGGCAGCGAACTGCTCGACGTGAACCGCACGGTCACCCCGCGCAAGGCTCTGGGGCTGGCGACGACCCCACCCCCGTACGAGCAGAACGGTGGCAGCGGTGGTGGCGGTGGTGGCACCGGGGACGGCGGGGAGGCGGACGCAGGGATCGAGGTGTGA
- a CDS encoding threonine synthase: MTPLPDCYCPVDGTRVPGGTLTWCCPLCRGPLNLDFAPTPAPLKSLTGRVNSLWRYAETLPLAAPTTTLGEGRTPLVELRDGISAKLDFLMPTLSFKDRGAVLLAELALRLMPDQVVADSSGNAGTAIAAYCTRARLPCTVYVPEGTSAKKLEQIEAHGARVRVIDGDREAAAAAAREAADTPGTFYASHVYNPYFLHGTKTYVHELWEDMGGRLPDVIVVPVGNGTLLLGAALAVSELHSAGLIDRRPALYAVQSAAVAPLAHAWAEGVPDLTGVTPPPVSPTLAEGIAIPDPPRARQILRAVRDSGGTFLTVTEDQLRHAQRDLASQGLYVESTGVACWAAVREGALGTRTAVVPLCGAGLKTGLASPA, encoded by the coding sequence ATGACCCCTCTGCCGGACTGTTACTGCCCCGTGGACGGCACCCGCGTCCCCGGAGGCACCCTCACCTGGTGCTGCCCCCTGTGCCGAGGTCCCCTAAACCTCGACTTCGCCCCCACCCCGGCGCCCCTCAAGTCCCTCACCGGCAGGGTCAACTCCCTCTGGCGCTACGCGGAGACACTCCCCCTCGCCGCCCCCACGACCACTCTCGGCGAGGGCCGCACCCCCCTCGTAGAGCTGCGCGACGGCATCTCGGCCAAGCTCGACTTCCTCATGCCGACCCTCTCCTTCAAGGACCGGGGCGCGGTGCTCCTGGCCGAGCTGGCTCTCCGGCTGATGCCGGATCAGGTGGTCGCCGACAGCAGCGGCAACGCGGGTACGGCGATCGCCGCGTACTGCACCCGAGCCCGACTGCCCTGCACGGTGTACGTCCCGGAGGGCACCTCCGCGAAGAAGCTGGAGCAGATCGAGGCCCACGGGGCGAGGGTGCGGGTGATCGACGGTGACCGGGAGGCCGCGGCGGCAGCGGCGCGCGAGGCGGCGGACACGCCGGGCACGTTCTACGCCTCCCACGTCTACAACCCGTACTTCCTGCACGGCACGAAGACGTACGTCCACGAGCTGTGGGAGGACATGGGAGGCCGCCTCCCGGACGTCATCGTCGTGCCGGTCGGCAACGGCACCCTGCTGCTGGGCGCGGCACTCGCCGTCTCCGAGCTGCACTCGGCGGGACTGATCGACCGACGGCCCGCCCTGTACGCCGTCCAGTCGGCGGCGGTCGCCCCGCTGGCGCACGCCTGGGCGGAGGGCGTCCCCGACCTGACCGGCGTCACCCCGCCCCCGGTGTCCCCCACCCTCGCGGAGGGCATCGCGATCCCCGACCCGCCCCGGGCCCGCCAGATCCTGCGCGCGGTCCGTGACTCGGGCGGTACGTTCCTGACGGTGACGGAGGATCAGCTCCGGCACGCGCAGCGGGACCTGGCGTCCCAGGGGCTGTACGTGGAGTCGACCGGGGTGGCCTGCTGGGCGGCGGTCCGGGAGGGGGCGCTCGGGACCCGGACGGCGGTGGTGCCGTTGTGCGGGGCCGGACTCAAGACGGGGCTGGCGTCACCGGCCTGA
- a CDS encoding oxidoreductase, with amino-acid sequence MSRVWFITGASSGFGRAIAEAAVAAGDVVVGAARRPGALDAFVAAHPRQVQALRLDVTDLAAVETAVEDVLAWHGRIDVLVNNAGRTHVGAVEETTDAELRDLFALHVFGPAALVRAVLPHMRQRGSGVIVQMSSVGGQLSAPGFGAYSATKFALEGMSEALAAEVRQFGIKVLIVEPGAFRTELFDRGRAGASRDLGVYTGTVGATRRMVAQGDGSQSGDPAKAAALILAALDADAEHTPLRLPLGDDAVTGVLGHLEQVRGDVAGWEKRARATGFDDA; translated from the coding sequence ATGAGCAGGGTCTGGTTCATCACCGGTGCGAGCAGTGGCTTCGGGCGGGCGATCGCCGAGGCGGCGGTGGCCGCGGGCGACGTGGTCGTGGGCGCCGCGCGACGGCCGGGCGCGCTGGACGCCTTCGTCGCCGCCCACCCCAGGCAGGTCCAGGCGCTGCGCCTGGACGTCACCGACCTGGCCGCGGTCGAGACCGCCGTGGAGGACGTCCTCGCGTGGCACGGACGGATCGACGTCCTCGTCAACAACGCGGGACGTACGCACGTCGGCGCCGTCGAGGAGACCACCGACGCCGAACTGCGCGACCTGTTCGCCCTTCACGTGTTCGGCCCCGCCGCCCTCGTACGGGCCGTGCTGCCGCACATGCGCCAGCGCGGCTCGGGCGTGATCGTGCAGATGAGCAGCGTGGGCGGGCAGCTCTCCGCCCCGGGCTTCGGCGCGTACAGCGCGACGAAGTTCGCACTGGAGGGCATGTCCGAGGCGCTCGCGGCGGAGGTCCGGCAGTTCGGGATCAAGGTGCTGATCGTCGAACCGGGCGCTTTCCGGACCGAGTTGTTCGACCGCGGCCGAGCCGGCGCCAGCCGGGACCTCGGCGTCTACACCGGTACGGTCGGCGCGACCCGCCGGATGGTCGCGCAGGGCGACGGCTCCCAGAGCGGCGACCCGGCGAAGGCGGCGGCCCTGATCCTCGCCGCGCTGGACGCCGACGCCGAGCACACCCCGCTGCGCCTGCCACTCGGCGACGACGCGGTCACCGGCGTACTCGGCCATCTGGAGCAGGTACGGGGTGATGTCGCCGGCTGGGAGAAGCGCGCGCGGGCGACGGGCTTCGACGACGCCTGA
- a CDS encoding DUF5133 domain-containing protein, with the protein MLMAHPTVLADLLQQYEVLRARHAQEGGAQLLQRLNDVSYTLCVATGTRDIDAALTAARRRLSGARTEEHAVGADS; encoded by the coding sequence GTGTTGATGGCCCACCCCACCGTCCTCGCCGACCTGCTCCAGCAGTACGAAGTTCTCCGGGCCCGCCACGCCCAGGAGGGCGGCGCCCAACTGCTCCAGCGGCTGAACGACGTCTCCTACACCCTGTGCGTCGCCACCGGCACCCGCGACATCGACGCCGCCCTGACAGCCGCCCGCCGCCGGCTCTCGGGAGCCCGAACCGAGGAACACGCCGTCGGAGCCGACAGCTGA
- a CDS encoding FUSC family protein translates to MQSLKAAGAALLAWAVAGWWWNAPMALLAPWTALFLVERTVYRSLLSALQQFAVVVAGTLLAAGAGALTHDTMAAMALALPLTVLLGNYARFGAQGLYAPTAALFVLGYGSYTGADILHRLLETLLGAVIGICVNAFVLPPVHSRDVHDLRGRLPEECAALLHTAADGLREPYDREEAHGWYDRAVRLTDVVTDLRTARRWSEEGHRLNPGYRLRRSVSTPPRAGWDLTWDRIAEDIRATMRTLTEAAVLPDGVPDILATLLRAAGDVLDLQGSDGDAGDRRQAEAAATGAAAHHRLTHVLADVHSATTPELGGLTADTQRLLADLAPLVPPQHEPASGAARETSTT, encoded by the coding sequence GTGCAGTCCCTCAAAGCGGCGGGCGCCGCGCTGCTGGCCTGGGCGGTAGCGGGCTGGTGGTGGAACGCGCCCATGGCTCTGCTGGCGCCATGGACAGCGCTGTTTCTCGTCGAGCGCACCGTCTACCGCTCGTTGCTGTCGGCGCTGCAGCAGTTCGCCGTGGTGGTGGCGGGCACTCTCCTGGCCGCCGGGGCGGGTGCGCTGACGCACGACACCATGGCCGCGATGGCATTGGCGCTACCGCTCACCGTGCTGCTCGGGAACTACGCGCGTTTCGGCGCGCAGGGCCTGTACGCGCCCACGGCCGCCCTCTTCGTCCTCGGCTACGGTTCGTACACGGGCGCCGACATCCTGCACCGGCTTCTGGAGACCCTGCTGGGCGCGGTCATCGGCATCTGCGTGAACGCCTTCGTCCTCCCGCCGGTCCACTCCCGCGACGTCCATGACCTGCGGGGGCGACTGCCCGAGGAGTGCGCCGCCCTGCTGCACACCGCCGCCGACGGCCTCCGGGAACCGTACGACCGGGAGGAGGCCCACGGCTGGTACGACAGGGCGGTACGGCTCACCGACGTGGTGACGGACCTGCGGACCGCGCGGCGCTGGTCGGAGGAGGGCCACCGGCTCAATCCCGGGTACCGGCTGCGCCGCTCGGTGTCCACGCCCCCACGGGCGGGCTGGGATCTCACCTGGGACCGTATCGCCGAGGACATCAGGGCGACCATGCGTACGTTGACCGAGGCCGCGGTGCTCCCGGACGGCGTGCCGGACATCCTCGCGACGCTGCTGCGGGCCGCCGGCGACGTCCTCGACCTCCAGGGCAGCGACGGCGACGCCGGCGATCGCCGCCAGGCCGAGGCCGCGGCGACGGGAGCGGCGGCTCACCACCGGCTGACCCACGTACTGGCCGACGTCCACTCCGCGACAACACCCGAGCTGGGTGGCCTGACGGCGGACACACAGCGCCTCCTGGCCGACCTCGCTCCCCTCGTCCCACCTCAGCACGAACCGGCCAGCGGCGCGGCTCGGGAAACGTCCACGACCTGA
- a CDS encoding alpha/beta hydrolase, translating to MPGTRSRIALAVLATLTSVALTTLPSSAAQSDAAVAGHLTGTLSDGATWIADVPDGWNGTLLLFSHGFGPTVARNAPTEAVRVELLAKGYALAGSSYDPNGSMWALNSAERGQFATIDAVTAKIGEPSRTLAIGSSMGGLVNAQLARDGGGRIDGALGQCGLVAGATDLDNYQLDAEYTIARLLLPGQEVKLVRFGTSAEAAATADLLTKAVTAAQATPQGRARIALAAAFLNLPAWAPGKDRPAATDWAGQQEQQYAWFAQGILSFVEGGRYAIEQSVGGNNSWNRGVDYADLLADSQHAPQVRALYKAAGLDLRADLRTLTRGATITADPAAVRTAQRTSSAGQGLDVPLLDVHTTADNLVPVEQETRFAARVRASGDGALLRQAYVERQGHCTFTTAETVAALHALEHRVDTGRWDDVATPAALQKSATALGLDGAAYVPYRPAQLSVGRDGSAHPTARAARH from the coding sequence ATGCCCGGTACCCGCTCGCGCATCGCCCTCGCCGTCCTCGCCACGCTCACCTCGGTCGCGCTCACCACCCTTCCCTCCTCGGCCGCCCAGTCCGACGCGGCTGTCGCCGGGCATCTCACCGGCACCCTTTCCGACGGCGCCACCTGGATCGCGGACGTGCCCGACGGCTGGAACGGCACCCTGCTGCTGTTCAGTCACGGCTTCGGGCCCACCGTCGCCAGGAACGCGCCCACCGAGGCCGTACGCGTCGAACTGCTCGCCAAGGGATATGCGCTGGCCGGGTCGTCGTACGACCCGAACGGCTCGATGTGGGCCCTGAACAGCGCCGAACGCGGCCAGTTCGCCACCATCGACGCAGTCACCGCGAAGATCGGCGAACCCTCGCGCACGCTGGCCATCGGCAGTTCGATGGGCGGGCTCGTCAACGCGCAGCTGGCCCGGGACGGCGGCGGGCGTATCGACGGCGCGCTCGGCCAGTGCGGGCTGGTCGCCGGGGCCACGGACCTGGACAACTACCAGCTGGACGCCGAGTACACGATCGCCCGCCTGCTGCTGCCCGGACAGGAGGTGAAGCTCGTACGGTTCGGCACCTCGGCCGAGGCCGCCGCCACCGCCGATTTGCTCACCAAGGCGGTCACCGCCGCCCAGGCCACCCCGCAGGGCCGCGCCCGGATAGCGCTGGCCGCCGCCTTCCTCAACCTGCCCGCGTGGGCGCCCGGGAAGGACCGGCCCGCCGCGACCGACTGGGCGGGGCAACAGGAGCAGCAGTACGCGTGGTTCGCGCAGGGCATCCTGTCGTTCGTCGAGGGCGGCCGGTACGCCATCGAGCAGTCCGTCGGCGGCAACAACTCCTGGAACAGGGGCGTCGACTACGCCGACCTGCTCGCCGATTCCCAGCACGCGCCCCAGGTCCGCGCCCTGTACAAGGCGGCCGGCCTCGATCTGCGCGCGGACCTGCGCACACTGACCCGGGGGGCCACGATCACCGCCGATCCCGCCGCCGTCCGCACCGCGCAGAGGACGTCCTCCGCCGGACAGGGACTCGACGTGCCCCTGCTCGACGTCCACACCACCGCCGACAACCTCGTTCCGGTGGAACAGGAGACCCGCTTCGCCGCCCGTGTGCGTGCCTCGGGCGACGGTGCGCTGCTGCGGCAGGCCTACGTCGAGCGGCAGGGCCACTGCACGTTCACCACCGCCGAGACCGTGGCCGCCCTGCACGCCCTCGAACACCGAGTCGACACCGGCCGCTGGGACGACGTGGCGACCCCGGCCGCGCTCCAGAAGTCGGCCACCGCGCTCGGTCTGGACGGGGCCGCGTACGTCCCGTACCGCCCGGCGCAACTGTCGGTCGGCCGCGACGGATCGGCGCACCCGACAGCTCGGGCAGCTCGGCACTGA
- the fxsA gene encoding FxSxx-COOH cyclophane-containing RiPP peptide, whose protein sequence is MRGRKALQVLRETSGPEYVSDLVDITDLPMDALEDLPDTVLASVLHDVRFPSGESFAAFSSALL, encoded by the coding sequence GTGCGGGGTAGAAAGGCACTGCAGGTGCTGAGAGAGACAAGCGGTCCCGAGTACGTCTCGGACCTGGTGGACATCACCGACCTGCCCATGGACGCCCTGGAAGACCTGCCGGACACCGTGCTGGCGTCAGTGCTCCACGACGTGCGATTCCCGTCGGGCGAGAGCTTCGCCGCGTTCTCCTCGGCACTTCTCTGA
- a CDS encoding TIR-like protein FxsC — translation MEREPYFFLSYARGDDRGSAFVGRFYDDLVEELDRLGADCSGQQPFLDIERIGLGMDWESTLGSEIGNCRALVALCSPAYVNSLYCGKEWAAFESRLLKYREQTDIEVPALIPVLWVPLHHAMPPEISKYQYFEPAMGQEYLEQGLMGLLRSAPGGRAYRAVLELVAKRVRHVADLFRLPRAQGLDLRTVRSPFEGRELAGPGGRTTGHVRVFIAAGVTDPLPTGRQRREYYGPSPLDWTPYHPPIHPTVAYRAQRVIIDEGCTSSLEVVDGGLGEKLDEAMHHNQTSVLLVDAWAARESQYRAPLSDYDRQNHPVTGVLVPCHDTDEESGDEELWTDVQQVFRRNWMRRNDPYDPLFQVQVERHRFEDRLARMVVVAQNRLMEKAVPRRLPVGLSAPPMPGLSVPFTPASRTDDPTDPPGRTPLQKDQDDEH, via the coding sequence TTGGAGCGAGAGCCGTACTTCTTCCTCAGCTATGCGCGCGGGGACGACCGTGGCAGCGCCTTCGTGGGCCGTTTCTACGACGACCTGGTCGAGGAACTGGACCGTCTGGGCGCGGACTGCAGCGGACAGCAGCCGTTCCTCGACATCGAACGCATCGGCCTGGGCATGGACTGGGAGAGCACGCTCGGCAGTGAGATCGGGAACTGCCGGGCCTTGGTCGCCCTGTGCTCGCCCGCGTACGTCAACAGTCTTTACTGCGGCAAGGAATGGGCCGCCTTCGAATCCAGGCTGCTGAAGTACCGCGAGCAGACCGACATAGAGGTACCGGCGCTCATACCGGTCCTGTGGGTCCCCCTGCACCACGCCATGCCGCCGGAGATCAGCAAGTACCAGTACTTCGAACCGGCGATGGGTCAGGAGTACCTGGAGCAGGGGCTGATGGGACTGCTGCGTTCCGCTCCCGGGGGCCGGGCCTACCGGGCCGTCCTGGAACTTGTGGCGAAGCGGGTGCGGCACGTCGCCGATCTCTTCCGGCTGCCCCGCGCGCAGGGGCTCGACCTCCGTACCGTGCGCAGCCCCTTCGAAGGACGAGAGCTCGCGGGACCGGGAGGGCGTACGACGGGTCACGTCCGGGTGTTCATCGCCGCCGGCGTCACCGACCCCCTGCCCACGGGCCGGCAGCGGCGCGAGTACTACGGGCCCTCACCACTCGACTGGACCCCGTACCACCCTCCGATCCACCCCACCGTGGCCTACCGGGCTCAGCGCGTGATCATAGACGAGGGGTGCACGAGCAGCCTCGAAGTCGTCGACGGCGGTCTCGGCGAGAAGCTCGACGAGGCCATGCACCACAACCAGACGTCCGTACTGCTGGTCGATGCGTGGGCCGCCCGGGAAAGCCAGTACCGCGCACCGCTGTCCGACTACGACCGGCAGAACCACCCCGTCACCGGAGTACTCGTCCCGTGTCACGACACGGACGAGGAATCCGGCGACGAGGAGCTGTGGACCGACGTTCAGCAGGTCTTCAGACGCAACTGGATGCGACGCAACGACCCCTACGATCCGCTGTTCCAGGTCCAGGTCGAAAGACACCGGTTCGAGGACCGGCTGGCCCGGATGGTGGTCGTCGCGCAGAACCGTCTCATGGAGAAGGCCGTCCCGCGCCGGCTGCCCGTCGGGCTGTCGGCACCGCCCATGCCGGGCCTCAGCGTCCCGTTCACACCAGCGTCCCGCACCGACGACCCGACCGATCCGCCGGGTCGTACGCCCCTGCAGAAGGATCAGGACGATGAGCACTGA